In Stenotrophomonas sp. ASS1, the following proteins share a genomic window:
- a CDS encoding TonB-dependent siderophore receptor: protein MPALPSRPLLYTLALPTLLASAIAQAQDTPAARTLDKVTVVAERASTATKTDTALTETPQAISVVTQQLFTDRGAHNLQEVLRYSAGVTADAWGLDTRNDATSVRGLDPVQYQDGLRRSYGFSPLARPEIYGLERVEVLRGPSSVLYGAGATGGIINAMSKRPTFGTLNGEVGVQLGSFDRRQLQGDIGGALNDAGTLAGRFVGLVRESNMQTDVLKDDRVYLAPSISWRGERSTLTLLASYQHDKTGSSQQFLPLAATLLAPPGRRLDPSTFIGDPGFDRIDSRVYSLTALFDHSFNDTLSLRSAVRYIDGRTTLQQMYVDSYSNPEDPFIDAERRVVNRTAYGTRPDVQIFSADNALQFDFATGAFQHLLLAGVDYSQYKEQLQRLDATGTPIDIYTPVSVAPIVRGWDRQPDQTSTQLGVYVQDQIRWADRISLVLGARRDHARSKTEGQPSQTDNATTYRAGLIGELGAGVSPYLSYSESFLPVSGQDLFGSAFKPMRGRQSEAGIKWQPARNLLLTMAAYRIIETNRQTNDPDNVLNVVQTGQIRSKGIELEGQFQFANDLTITAAVARNEAEVSRSNFALEVGQRLNDTPQDLASAWVSKGFQLDDAARLRLGLGVRHVGNTVSLGNGGRIVTPSYTLADALLEVQVTDWTMALNITNLTGKRYYAPCRTFGDCFAGYPRVVTGTISYRF, encoded by the coding sequence ATGCCCGCTCTGCCGTCGCGTCCGCTGCTGTACACGCTCGCCCTGCCCACCCTGCTGGCCTCGGCCATCGCCCAGGCCCAGGACACCCCGGCGGCGCGCACCCTGGACAAGGTAACGGTGGTGGCCGAGCGGGCCAGCACCGCGACCAAGACCGACACCGCCCTGACCGAGACGCCGCAGGCGATCAGCGTGGTCACCCAGCAGCTGTTCACCGATCGCGGCGCGCACAACCTGCAGGAAGTGCTGCGCTACAGCGCCGGCGTCACCGCCGATGCGTGGGGGCTGGATACCCGCAACGATGCGACCTCGGTGCGCGGGCTGGACCCGGTGCAGTACCAGGATGGCCTGCGCCGCAGCTACGGTTTCAGCCCCCTCGCCCGCCCGGAAATCTATGGCCTGGAGCGGGTGGAAGTGCTGCGCGGCCCGTCCTCGGTGCTGTATGGTGCCGGCGCCACCGGCGGCATCATCAATGCAATGAGCAAGCGCCCGACCTTCGGCACCCTCAACGGCGAGGTCGGCGTGCAGCTCGGCAGTTTCGACCGCAGGCAGCTGCAGGGTGACATCGGCGGCGCATTGAACGATGCCGGTACGCTTGCCGGCCGCTTCGTCGGGCTGGTGCGCGAATCGAACATGCAGACCGATGTATTGAAGGATGACCGCGTCTATCTGGCACCGTCGATCAGCTGGCGCGGTGAACGCAGCACCTTGACCCTGCTGGCCAGCTATCAGCATGACAAGACAGGCTCCAGCCAGCAGTTCCTGCCGCTGGCCGCGACCCTGCTTGCACCGCCCGGACGCCGCCTCGACCCGTCCACCTTCATCGGCGATCCCGGTTTCGACCGCATCGACTCGCGCGTCTACAGCCTGACCGCGCTGTTCGACCACAGCTTCAACGACACGCTCAGCCTGCGCTCGGCAGTGCGTTACATCGATGGCAGGACCACTCTGCAGCAGATGTACGTGGACAGCTACAGCAATCCGGAAGATCCCTTCATCGACGCCGAGCGGCGCGTGGTCAACCGCACGGCCTATGGCACCCGCCCCGACGTGCAGATCTTCAGCGCCGACAATGCGCTGCAGTTCGACTTCGCCACCGGTGCCTTCCAGCATCTGCTGCTGGCCGGCGTGGACTACAGCCAATACAAGGAGCAGCTGCAGCGGCTGGACGCCACCGGCACGCCGATCGACATCTACACCCCGGTATCGGTCGCACCGATCGTGCGTGGCTGGGATCGTCAGCCGGACCAGACCTCCACCCAGCTGGGTGTCTATGTGCAGGACCAGATCCGCTGGGCCGACCGCATCTCGCTGGTGCTGGGCGCGCGCCGCGACCATGCACGCTCGAAGACCGAAGGCCAGCCCAGCCAGACCGACAATGCCACCACCTACCGCGCCGGGCTGATCGGCGAACTGGGTGCGGGCGTTTCGCCCTACCTGAGCTACAGCGAATCGTTCCTGCCGGTGTCCGGCCAGGATCTGTTCGGCAGCGCCTTCAAGCCGATGCGTGGCCGCCAGAGCGAGGCCGGCATCAAGTGGCAACCCGCACGCAACCTGCTGCTGACGATGGCAGCGTATCGCATCATCGAAACCAACCGGCAGACCAACGACCCGGACAACGTGTTGAACGTGGTGCAGACCGGGCAGATCCGCTCCAAGGGCATCGAGCTGGAAGGCCAGTTCCAGTTCGCCAACGACCTCACAATCACCGCTGCCGTTGCGCGCAACGAGGCTGAGGTCAGCCGCAGCAACTTCGCACTGGAAGTGGGCCAGCGCCTCAACGACACCCCGCAGGACCTGGCCTCGGCCTGGGTTTCGAAGGGCTTCCAACTGGACGATGCCGCACGCCTGCGCCTGGGCCTGGGCGTGCGCCATGTCGGCAACACGGTGTCGCTGGGCAATGGCGGGCGCATCGTCACGCCCAGCTACACGCTGGCCGATGCATTGCTGGAAGTGCAGGTGACCGACTGGACGATGGCGTTGAACATCACCAACCTCACCGGCAAGCGCTACTACGCGCCGTGCCGCACCTTTGGCGACTGCTTCGCCGGCTACCCGCGCGTGGTGACCGGCACCATCAGCTATCGGTTCTGA
- a CDS encoding HAMP domain-containing sensor histidine kinase, with the protein MSSTRNPDHWRSSSSRLLGLYCILFVAWSSLLLGVMYWRISDYLSDLTESGLQQRAHLFMSFDGPALDEALRDSQRFDLHQVYTYGLFDKAGMPMAGPLTAIPEGLPLDGNSHAVDGWTLADGRHDNGGSALGVVTRDGRTLVFVRQNGKLMAVNSIILDALLWGVSLTVIPGLVGWHLLRRRPLKRIQQIEAATNRIVAGDLGQRLPVSSRRDEIDRLSSIVNAMLERIEQLMTEVKGVCDSIAHDLRTPLTRLRAHLYRMRVGLDERDPHADPLDKALAETDMLMARFAALLRVSELESHQRRSAFDAVDVTELLQELHQFYLPLAEEKQQLLELQVEPKVSPLRGDRELLFEALANLLSNALQFTPAHGRILLRAVDDHGAPRIDVIDNGPGIPPQDRTLIYQRFFRGSSSAAQGPGFGLGLSIVAAIAGLHGFRVRAGSAPGGGAWMSIRGATDGLP; encoded by the coding sequence ATGTCTTCGACGCGCAATCCTGACCACTGGCGCTCTTCCAGCAGCAGACTGCTGGGCCTGTACTGCATCCTGTTCGTGGCGTGGTCGAGCCTGCTGCTGGGCGTGATGTACTGGCGCATCTCGGATTACCTGAGTGACCTGACCGAATCAGGCCTGCAGCAGCGCGCCCACCTGTTCATGAGCTTCGACGGGCCGGCACTGGATGAAGCATTGCGCGACAGCCAGCGCTTCGATCTGCACCAGGTCTATACCTATGGGTTGTTCGACAAGGCCGGCATGCCGATGGCGGGCCCGCTGACAGCGATCCCCGAGGGACTGCCGCTGGATGGCAACTCGCATGCGGTGGACGGTTGGACGCTGGCCGATGGCCGCCACGACAACGGCGGCAGTGCGCTCGGCGTGGTGACCCGCGATGGCCGCACGCTGGTATTCGTGCGCCAGAATGGCAAGCTCATGGCGGTCAACAGCATCATCCTCGATGCGCTGCTGTGGGGCGTGTCGCTGACCGTCATTCCCGGCCTGGTGGGCTGGCATCTGCTGCGCCGGCGCCCGTTGAAACGGATCCAGCAGATCGAAGCGGCCACCAACCGCATCGTCGCCGGCGACCTCGGCCAGCGCCTGCCGGTGTCCAGCCGTCGCGACGAGATCGATCGGCTGTCGAGCATCGTCAATGCAATGCTGGAACGCATCGAACAGCTGATGACCGAGGTCAAGGGCGTGTGCGACAGCATTGCCCACGACCTGCGCACGCCCCTGACCCGCCTGCGTGCCCACCTGTACCGCATGCGCGTGGGCCTGGACGAACGGGACCCGCATGCCGATCCACTGGACAAGGCGCTGGCCGAGACTGACATGCTGATGGCGCGCTTCGCCGCGCTGCTGCGGGTGTCGGAACTGGAGAGCCACCAGCGGCGCTCGGCCTTCGACGCGGTCGACGTCACCGAGCTGCTGCAGGAACTGCACCAGTTCTACCTGCCGCTGGCCGAAGAGAAGCAGCAGTTGCTGGAGCTGCAGGTGGAGCCGAAGGTGAGCCCGCTGCGTGGCGACCGCGAGCTGCTGTTCGAAGCGCTGGCCAACCTGTTGTCCAATGCCCTGCAGTTCACCCCTGCACACGGCCGCATCCTGCTGCGTGCGGTCGATGATCACGGCGCCCCGAGGATCGATGTGATCGACAACGGGCCGGGCATTCCGCCACAGGACCGCACGCTGATCTACCAGCGCTTCTTCCGTGGCAGCAGCAGCGCCGCCCAAGGGCCTGGATTCGGCCTGGGCCTGTCGATCGTGGCCGCCATTGCCGGCCTGCACGGCTTCCGTGTCCGCGCCGGCAGCGCCCCCGGTGGCGGCGCCTGGATGAGCATCCGCGGCGCGACGGACGGCCTGCCCTGA
- a CDS encoding response regulator transcription factor: MPRVLTIEDDLVTAEEIATELRSHGFDVDLASDGSNGLALARAGDYAVITLDRMLPGIDGLALVTTLRREGITTPVLMISALSDVDERVRGLRAGGDDYLTKPFASDEMAARVEVLIRRQGPTGAIDNVLRAGDLELDLMARSARRGGHEIALLPTEFKLLEFLVRNAGQVVTRSMLFQEVWGYHFDPGTNLIDVHIGRVRKRIEQPGRPQPIMTVRGTGYVFDAQS, from the coding sequence ATGCCGCGCGTACTCACCATCGAGGACGATCTTGTCACCGCCGAGGAGATCGCCACCGAACTGCGCAGCCACGGCTTCGACGTGGACCTGGCCAGCGACGGCAGCAACGGCCTGGCGCTGGCACGTGCAGGCGACTACGCGGTGATCACCCTGGACCGCATGCTGCCCGGCATCGACGGGCTGGCCCTGGTCACCACCTTGCGCCGCGAAGGCATCACCACGCCGGTGCTGATGATCAGCGCACTGTCGGACGTGGATGAACGCGTGCGTGGCCTGCGCGCCGGTGGCGACGACTACCTGACCAAGCCCTTCGCTTCGGACGAGATGGCTGCACGTGTGGAAGTGCTGATCCGGCGTCAGGGCCCGACTGGCGCCATCGACAACGTGCTGCGCGCCGGTGACCTGGAACTGGACCTGATGGCCCGTTCGGCGCGACGCGGCGGGCATGAAATCGCGCTGTTGCCGACCGAGTTCAAGCTGCTCGAATTCCTGGTGCGCAACGCCGGCCAGGTGGTCACCCGCAGCATGCTGTTCCAGGAAGTCTGGGGCTACCACTTCGATCCGGGCACCAACCTGATCGATGTGCATATCGGTCGCGTGCGCAAACGCATCGAACAACCCGGCCGACCGCAGCCGATCATGACCGTCCGTGGAACCGGCTATGTCTTCGACGCGCAATCCTGA
- a CDS encoding efflux RND transporter periplasmic adaptor subunit, whose amino-acid sequence MILPNPSRPYRAWRLPRTAGLPLLALALAGLLSACGKDAPKPAATTPEVTVLTLRSQPLALQQELPGRSVASQESDVRPQVDGVLVKRLFEQGQWVKAGQPLFQIEPALYQAALNEAQANLKTAEAAAVTARLRAQRMQALGKDQLAARQDVDDAVASDQQAAAAAQAAQAARDTASTRLGFATVTSPIAGRIGRALFTPGALVTSGQADPLARVQQMDPMNVDITQSSNEYLALRRAIADGGVQADTAPVRLRLSDGTDYPLPGTLEFADVDVQQETGSITLRARFPNPDGLLLPGMYVRALVGQGTRQQALLVPQAAVDRSPKGEAQAWLVDKDGKARLRLFRTARAVGDQWLVLDGLAAGEQVVVAGAQGLADGMTVRVKPAPAPVGKD is encoded by the coding sequence ATGATCCTTCCGAACCCCTCCCGTCCGTACCGTGCTTGGCGGCTGCCGCGAACCGCGGGCCTGCCGCTGCTGGCGCTTGCCCTGGCCGGCCTGCTCAGCGCCTGCGGCAAGGACGCGCCCAAGCCTGCCGCCACGACGCCTGAGGTGACGGTGCTGACCCTGCGCAGCCAGCCGCTGGCACTGCAGCAGGAATTGCCTGGGCGCAGCGTCGCCTCGCAGGAATCGGATGTGCGCCCGCAGGTGGATGGCGTGCTGGTGAAGCGGTTGTTCGAGCAGGGCCAGTGGGTGAAGGCCGGGCAGCCGTTGTTCCAGATCGAGCCCGCGCTGTACCAGGCGGCGCTGAACGAGGCACAGGCCAACCTGAAGACGGCCGAGGCCGCTGCGGTGACCGCGCGCCTGCGGGCGCAGCGCATGCAGGCGCTGGGCAAGGACCAGTTGGCCGCGCGCCAGGACGTGGATGATGCGGTGGCCAGCGACCAGCAGGCCGCCGCCGCCGCGCAGGCCGCACAGGCGGCACGTGACACGGCCAGCACACGGCTGGGGTTTGCCACGGTGACCTCGCCGATCGCCGGGCGCATCGGCCGCGCGCTCTTCACGCCCGGTGCGCTGGTCACCTCGGGCCAGGCCGATCCACTGGCACGGGTGCAGCAGATGGACCCGATGAACGTGGACATCACCCAGTCCAGCAATGAGTACCTGGCACTGCGCCGCGCCATCGCCGACGGTGGCGTGCAGGCCGATACAGCGCCGGTGCGGCTGCGCCTGTCCGATGGCACCGACTACCCGTTGCCGGGCACGCTGGAATTTGCCGACGTGGACGTGCAGCAGGAAACCGGCAGCATCACCCTGCGCGCGCGTTTCCCCAATCCGGACGGGCTGCTGCTGCCGGGCATGTACGTGCGCGCGCTGGTGGGGCAGGGAACCCGCCAGCAGGCGCTGCTGGTGCCACAGGCGGCGGTCGACCGCAGCCCCAAGGGCGAGGCACAGGCGTGGCTGGTGGATAAGGACGGCAAGGCGCGGCTGCGCCTGTTCCGCACCGCGCGTGCGGTGGGCGACCAGTGGCTGGTCCTTGATGGCCTGGCCGCCGGCGAGCAGGTGGTGGTGGCCGGCGCGCAGGGCCTGGCCGATGGCATGACGGTGCGGGTGAAGCCGGCACCGGCACCGGTCGGGAAGGACTGA
- a CDS encoding efflux RND transporter permease subunit, giving the protein MLPRFFIHRPVFAWVLAICIMAFGTIAVTQLPVEQYPDIAPPQVNITANYTGASAQTVEDSVTQVIEQQIKGIDHLLYFSSTSSSSGQARITVTFDQSANPDIAQVQVQNSVNQAINRLPQEVQQQGVTVAKSQGDSLMVVSLYDTSRRMERVDVSDFLVSNVQDPISRIPGVGEINVFGSAYAMRVWLDPHKLRAYDLMPSDVRAAIQAQNTQVTAGELGAMPSSPTQSLNATVTAQSRLQTPEQFRAIILRTLPNGAAVLLGDVARVEIGAENYQTSSYLNGYPAAGFSVTLASGANALATADAVRAEIERLRPTFPPGLQVAYPRDSTPFVRVSIEGVIHTLIEAIVLVVVVMFLFLQNLRATLIPAITVPVVLLGTFGVLAVAGFTINTLTLFAMVLAIGLLVDDAIVVVENVERIIHDEHLPPREATEKSMGEITGALIGITVVLGAVFLPMALFGGSTGIIYRQFSITIASAMALSALVALTLTPALCATLLKPSSAQKPQGRFFRAFNRGVERSQLAYQGRLGGVVSRPRRWMAFYLLLVVAMVALYARMPTGFLPVEDQGQVTFQFSTPEGTPMARTEALGEQISRYFMEHEKQNLDVVFVVVGRNNAGTGQNAGQGFLALKPWDERTGDNTAAAIITRANAYFRRLPDAKVNVLAPPAVRGLGQSSGFELWLQDTSAAGRVALQTAQEQVVRAAGEDDGLTSVRLNGLGDKAELRLDIDHAQASALGLAQADINSTLSAAWGGSYINDFLDRGRVKRVYMQGDQPYRSVPDDIGQWYVRGGNGQMASFASFASSHWARGPQLQQRFNGLPAMQIQGSAAEGRSSGEAMQRMQALVADQPGFNLQWSGLSYQEQLASNQTLWLYTASIAFIFLCLAALYESWTVPVAVVLVIPLGVIGTVLATTAAGFVNDIYFQVGLLTTIGLSAKNAILIVEFAEARYRAGSSAVEAALQGARLRLRPIVMTSLAFVAGVIPLALATGAGAVSRREIGMSVIGGMVSGTVLAVVLVPLFFVLVRRLGRSRPQD; this is encoded by the coding sequence ATGCTGCCGCGCTTCTTCATCCATCGCCCGGTATTCGCCTGGGTCCTGGCGATCTGCATCATGGCCTTCGGCACCATCGCGGTGACCCAGCTGCCGGTGGAGCAGTACCCGGACATCGCGCCGCCGCAGGTCAACATCACCGCCAACTACACCGGTGCCTCGGCGCAGACGGTGGAAGACAGCGTCACCCAGGTGATCGAGCAGCAGATCAAGGGCATCGACCACCTGCTGTATTTCTCGTCCACCAGTTCCTCGTCCGGGCAGGCGCGCATCACGGTCACCTTCGACCAGAGCGCCAATCCGGATATCGCCCAGGTGCAGGTGCAGAACAGCGTCAACCAGGCCATCAACCGGCTGCCGCAGGAAGTGCAGCAGCAGGGCGTGACGGTCGCCAAGTCGCAGGGCGATTCGCTGATGGTGGTCTCGCTGTACGACACCAGCCGGCGCATGGAACGGGTGGATGTTTCCGATTTCCTGGTCAGCAACGTGCAGGACCCGATCAGCCGTATTCCCGGCGTTGGCGAGATCAACGTGTTCGGCTCGGCTTACGCAATGCGCGTGTGGCTGGACCCGCACAAGCTGCGCGCCTATGACCTGATGCCCTCGGACGTGCGCGCTGCGATCCAGGCGCAGAACACCCAGGTGACGGCGGGTGAGCTGGGCGCGATGCCGTCCAGCCCGACGCAGAGCCTCAACGCCACGGTCACCGCGCAGTCGCGCCTGCAGACCCCCGAGCAGTTCCGCGCGATCATCCTGCGTACCCTGCCCAATGGCGCGGCGGTGTTGCTGGGCGACGTCGCGCGGGTCGAGATTGGCGCGGAGAACTACCAGACCAGCAGCTATCTCAACGGTTATCCGGCGGCCGGCTTCTCAGTCACCCTGGCCTCCGGCGCCAACGCATTGGCCACCGCCGACGCGGTCCGCGCGGAGATCGAACGGCTGCGACCGACTTTCCCGCCGGGGTTGCAGGTGGCCTATCCGCGTGACAGCACGCCGTTCGTGCGGGTCTCGATCGAGGGGGTCATCCATACCCTCATCGAAGCCATCGTTCTGGTCGTGGTGGTGATGTTCCTGTTCCTGCAGAACCTGCGCGCCACGCTGATTCCGGCGATCACGGTGCCTGTGGTGCTGCTGGGCACCTTCGGCGTGCTGGCCGTTGCCGGATTCACCATCAACACACTGACCCTGTTCGCGATGGTGCTGGCGATCGGCCTGCTGGTCGACGATGCGATCGTGGTGGTGGAGAACGTGGAGCGCATCATCCACGACGAGCATCTGCCGCCGCGCGAAGCGACCGAAAAATCGATGGGCGAGATCACCGGCGCGTTGATCGGCATCACCGTGGTGCTGGGCGCGGTGTTCCTGCCGATGGCGCTGTTCGGTGGTTCCACCGGCATCATCTACCGGCAGTTCTCGATCACGATTGCGTCTGCCATGGCATTGTCGGCGCTGGTGGCGCTGACGCTGACCCCGGCGCTGTGCGCGACCCTGCTCAAGCCGTCTTCGGCGCAGAAACCGCAGGGCCGCTTCTTCCGGGCGTTCAACCGGGGCGTCGAGCGCAGCCAGTTGGCCTACCAGGGCAGACTCGGCGGCGTCGTCTCCCGGCCGCGGCGTTGGATGGCGTTCTACCTGCTGCTGGTGGTCGCCATGGTCGCGCTGTACGCGCGGATGCCCACCGGCTTCCTGCCGGTGGAAGACCAGGGCCAGGTCACCTTCCAGTTCTCCACGCCGGAAGGCACGCCGATGGCACGTACCGAAGCGCTGGGCGAGCAGATCAGCCGCTACTTCATGGAGCACGAGAAGCAGAACCTGGATGTGGTGTTCGTGGTGGTCGGCCGCAACAATGCCGGCACCGGCCAGAACGCCGGGCAGGGTTTTCTCGCACTGAAACCCTGGGATGAGCGCACGGGCGACAACACCGCTGCGGCGATCATCACGCGAGCCAATGCCTACTTCCGCCGCTTGCCGGATGCCAAGGTCAATGTACTGGCACCGCCGGCGGTGCGTGGACTGGGCCAGTCCAGCGGCTTCGAACTGTGGCTGCAGGACACCAGCGCAGCCGGGCGCGTGGCCCTGCAGACGGCGCAGGAACAGGTGGTGCGCGCGGCCGGCGAAGACGACGGGCTCACCTCGGTGCGCCTGAACGGCCTGGGCGACAAGGCCGAGCTGCGGCTGGACATCGACCATGCCCAGGCCAGCGCGCTGGGCCTGGCCCAGGCCGACATCAATTCCACGCTGTCGGCGGCCTGGGGCGGCAGTTACATCAACGATTTCCTCGATCGTGGCCGGGTCAAGCGGGTCTACATGCAGGGCGACCAGCCCTACCGCAGCGTGCCCGACGACATCGGCCAGTGGTATGTGCGCGGTGGCAACGGCCAGATGGCGTCGTTCGCCAGTTTCGCCAGCAGCCACTGGGCACGCGGGCCGCAGCTGCAGCAGCGTTTCAATGGCCTGCCGGCAATGCAGATCCAGGGCAGCGCCGCTGAAGGGCGCAGCTCGGGCGAAGCGATGCAGCGCATGCAGGCGCTGGTTGCCGATCAACCCGGGTTCAACCTGCAGTGGAGTGGCCTGTCCTACCAGGAACAACTGGCCAGCAACCAGACGTTGTGGCTGTACACCGCCTCCATTGCCTTCATCTTCCTGTGCCTGGCAGCGCTCTATGAGAGCTGGACGGTGCCGGTGGCAGTGGTGCTGGTGATCCCATTGGGCGTGATTGGTACCGTGCTGGCGACCACCGCGGCCGGGTTCGTCAACGACATCTACTTCCAGGTGGGTCTGCTGACGACCATCGGCCTGTCGGCCAAGAACGCGATCCTGATCGTGGAGTTTGCCGAGGCCCGCTATCGTGCCGGCAGTTCAGCGGTGGAAGCGGCCCTGCAGGGCGCACGCCTGCGACTGCGCCCGATCGTGATGACGTCGTTGGCCTTCGTGGCTGGTGTGATCCCGTTGGCGTTGGCGACCGGTGCAGGCGCGGTCAGCCGCCGTGAAATCGGCATGAGCGTGATCGGCGGCATGGTCTCCGGCACGGTGCTGGCAGTGGTGCTGGTGCCGTTGTTCTTCGTGCTGGTGCGCCGCCTGGGCCGGTCACGGCCGCAGGACTGA
- a CDS encoding GFA family protein, whose translation MGITSVAGVPVQPQHRATCHCGTVELLLDLPDGIVDPRRCDCSMCRRRGAIAASVSRAGLQVVRGQNHLQLYQFNTHVAEHYFCGVCGIYTHHRRRSNPEQYGYNVACLEGIDPFALGVIPVNDGVNHPADRTG comes from the coding sequence ATGGGCATCACTTCCGTGGCCGGCGTTCCGGTCCAACCCCAGCACCGCGCCACCTGCCATTGCGGCACGGTCGAACTGCTGCTGGACCTGCCGGACGGCATCGTCGACCCGCGCCGCTGCGACTGCTCGATGTGCCGGCGGCGGGGTGCCATTGCGGCCAGCGTCAGCCGCGCGGGCCTGCAGGTGGTGCGCGGGCAGAACCACCTGCAGCTGTACCAGTTCAACACCCATGTGGCCGAGCACTACTTCTGCGGCGTGTGCGGCATCTACACCCATCACCGGCGCCGCTCCAACCCGGAACAGTACGGTTACAACGTGGCCTGCCTGGAAGGCATCGACCCGTTCGCGCTGGGTGTGATCCCGGTCAACGATGGGGTCAACCACCCCGCCGACCGCACCGGCTAG
- a CDS encoding DUF4105 domain-containing protein — MALAALWVSGLLAYQLPGPGWLATGVAVLWLLVALWASWRVARGRASRRLGTAFGVALALAGLWWLLLTPRQDRVWADDVAQRLHVVSFDGRHVVLDNVRDFTWRSETDYDAHWVRREYDLDQLRSADLVLSYWMGPAIAHTLISFGFEDGRHVVFSLEIRKERGESFSALGGFFRKFEMTLVASEETDIIRTRTNARGEDVYLYRLHGMDRAQLKELFAAYIEQARELDAKPGFYNTLTSNCTTIVFDLARHIAPRLPLDYRLLLSGYLAEYAQEVGALTPGVPYAELHDKGRITQRALDLGDGEHFSTVIRQGVPGTEQDPQ, encoded by the coding sequence ATGGCGCTGGCGGCGCTGTGGGTGAGCGGGCTGCTGGCCTACCAGCTGCCGGGGCCGGGTTGGCTGGCCACCGGCGTGGCCGTGCTGTGGCTGCTGGTGGCGCTGTGGGCGTCGTGGCGGGTCGCGCGGGGACGTGCCTCCCGCCGCCTCGGCACGGCCTTCGGTGTGGCGCTGGCGTTGGCCGGCCTGTGGTGGCTGCTGCTGACCCCGCGCCAGGACCGCGTATGGGCCGACGACGTGGCCCAGCGCCTGCACGTGGTGTCCTTCGACGGGCGCCATGTGGTGCTGGACAACGTGCGCGACTTCACCTGGCGCAGCGAAACCGACTACGACGCGCACTGGGTGCGCCGCGAATACGACCTGGACCAGCTGCGCTCGGCCGACCTGGTGCTGTCGTACTGGATGGGCCCGGCGATCGCCCACACGCTGATCTCGTTCGGCTTCGAGGATGGACGCCACGTGGTGTTTTCGCTGGAGATCCGCAAGGAGCGCGGTGAGTCGTTCTCCGCGCTGGGCGGCTTCTTCCGCAAGTTCGAGATGACCCTGGTGGCTTCGGAGGAGACCGACATCATCCGCACCCGCACCAACGCGCGTGGCGAAGATGTCTACCTGTACCGCCTGCATGGCATGGACCGCGCGCAGCTGAAGGAACTGTTCGCCGCGTACATCGAACAGGCGCGTGAACTGGATGCCAAGCCGGGCTTCTACAACACGCTGACCAGCAACTGCACGACCATCGTCTTCGACCTGGCCCGCCACATCGCACCGCGCCTGCCGTTGGACTATCGGCTGCTGCTGTCCGGCTATCTGGCCGAGTACGCGCAGGAGGTCGGTGCACTCACGCCGGGCGTGCCGTACGCCGAGCTGCACGACAAGGGCCGCATCACCCAGCGCGCATTGGACCTGGGTGATGGCGAGCATTTCTCCACCGTGATCCGCCAGGGCGTGCCCGGCACCGAGCAGGACCCGCAGTAA